Proteins from one Ahaetulla prasina isolate Xishuangbanna chromosome 2, ASM2864084v1, whole genome shotgun sequence genomic window:
- the GPR151 gene encoding G-protein coupled receptor 151, which produces MNSSLAEPLHYAGGYQPHDSKEWKVIIPAFLGMICLAGFAGNVCVIGILMYNTKKGKPSMIHSLIFNLSLADLLLVLFVLPFRAAAYSQGVWYLGWFLCKASDWFQQACMTVKSLTIAVVAKTCFMYANNPAKQVNIKWHAICAVLMVIWLVALGIPLPLWFFSSLWEPEIGSSSCIVIIPAQAHEFMSAFVKFYPFLVFCAPLTFAFFYFWRAYGRCQRRGTKTQNLRNQIRSRCLTMMLLSVTVTSAVMWFPDWISWFWLWHQKKNRPALPQGFMATTQVLMFAISSANPVIFVLMSEEFREGFKGLWKWFTLKKPLPPTEDLEETAVDNLEGIPSNAPSPEAMTPNQEEEPPSVPATSEDLEMPILPDVEQFWHDREALPDAQENDPVPWEHDGREIPGCDQQKCN; this is translated from the coding sequence ATGAACAGCTCTCTTGCTGAACCTCTCCATTATGCGGGGGGCTACCAACCCCATGACTCCAAGGAATGGAAGGTGATCATTCCCGCTTTCTTGGGGATGATTTGCCTGGCAGGCTTTGCCGGGAATGTGTGTGTAATTGGAATCTTAATGTACAATACAAAGAAAGGGAAGCCTTCGATGATTCATTCTTTGATCTTCAACCTCAGCCTGGCAGATCTGCTCCTCgttctttttgtcctgcccttcaGGGCAGCGGCTTATTCTCAAGGAGTCTGGTACTTGGGTTGGTTTCTTTGCAAAGCTTCTGACTGGTTCCAACAAGCTTGCATGACAGTGAAGAGTCTAACTATTGCTGTGGTGGCCAAGACATGCTTCATGTATGCAAATAATCCAGCGAAACAAGTGAATATTAAATGGCACGCCATCTGTGCAGTGCTGATGGTTATTTGGCTGGTCGCCTTGGGAATCCCACTACCTTTGTGGTTCTTCAGCAGCCTTTGGGAGCCAGAGATAGGCTCATCTTCGTGCATTGTTATTATTCCAGCCCAAGCTCATGAGTTTATGTCAGCCTTTGTCAAATTTTACCCCTTCCTGGTGTTTTGTGCCCCTctcacctttgctttcttttatttctggAGGGCGTATGGTAGATGCCAGAGGAGGGGGACCAAGACTCAAAACCTAAGGAATCAGATTCGATCCAGGTGTTTGACAATGATGCTTCTGAGCGTTACCGTTACTTCTGCTGTGATGTGGTTTCCTGATTGGATATCTTGGTTCTGGCTCTGGCACCAGAAGAAGAATAGACCTGCTCTCCCACAAGGTTTCATGGCCACTACCCAGGTTTTGATGTTTGCCATCTCTTCAGCAAATCCTGTTATCTTTGTACTCATGTCTGAAGAATTCAGAGAGGGTTTTAAAGGTCTATGGAAATGGTTTACACTGAAAAAGCCTCTACCTCCTACAGAAGATCTGGAGGAAACAGCAGTTGATAACTTGGAGGGAATCCCGAGCAATGCTCCTTCACCAGAGGCAATGACTCCTAATCAAGAGGAAGAGCCCCCCTCTGTCCCTGCTACCTCAGAAGACTTGGAGATGCCCATTTTGCCAGATGTTGAGCAATTCTGGCATGACAGGGAAGCTCTTCCTGATGCTCAAGAGAATGATCCTGTTCCTTGGGAACATGATGGACGAGAGATACCAGGCTGTGATCAACAAAAGTGCAATTAG